One Pyrus communis chromosome 13, drPyrComm1.1, whole genome shotgun sequence genomic window carries:
- the LOC137713947 gene encoding oleosin G-like, whose translation MADRHQNPTQTQQQQQPQRAPRPSPNTPTNSSIFLRKLQGHAPNSTQLVGFLTLLVSGAILLLLTGLTVTATVLGLIIFTPIIIISSPIWVPLGAVLVLTAGFFVSMCGFGAAAVAGLSWVYRYFKGMHPLGSDRVDYARSRIYDTASHVKDYAREYGGYLHSKVKDAAPGA comes from the coding sequence ATGGCTGACCGTCACCAAAACCCTACACAAAcccaacagcagcagcagccgcaGAGAGCTCCGAGACCCAGCCCTAACACCCCCACAAATTCCTCAATATTCCTACGTAAACTCCAAGGCCATGCACCCAACTCCACCCAGCTCGTCGGCTTTCTCACCCTCCTCGTCTCCGGCGCCATTCTCCTCCTCCTCACTGGTCTTACCGTCACCGCTACCGTCCTCGGCCTAATCATCTTCACCCCTATCATCATCATCTCCAGTCCCATATGGGTTCCCCTCGGCGCTGTCCTCGTCCTCACGGCCGGCTTCTTCGTGTCCATGTGCGGGTTTGGCGCCGCGGCCGTGGCTGGTTTGTCTTGGGTGTATAGGTATTTCAAGGGGATGCACCCGCTCGGTTCGGACCGGGTTGACTACGCCAGGAGCCGGATTTACGATACGGCGAGCCACGTCAAGGATTATGCTAGAGAGTACGGCGGGTATTTGCACAGTAAGGTCAAGGATGCAGCTCCCGGTGCTTAA